The sequence below is a genomic window from Qipengyuania flava.
CGCGGTGGAAATTGCGGTGTTGAACGCGGTTTCGTTGGCGTATTCCGTCAGCTTTGTCGCTTCGGCCGGGCAGCCATCCTGCGTGTAGCCGGCCTGCACACCGGGGTCGTAGCGACCGAACTGGCGTTCCTTGTCGTTGCCGTTGTTGGCCAGGTCGTCGATGTCGGACTGGCTGACCGTCTGCAGGATCACGATCGGATCGTCGCCCTGGCCGATACTGGACCGCTCTTCGATGCAGGCATCGCCGCTGGTGCGGAAGGCCTGGCGGTTGCCGCCGACCGTGCCGCCCTGACCCAAGTTCCAGGTCGAACGGTTGATGTTCACATATTCCTCGCCGTCATAGCTGAAGGAGGACATGTAGCGGTACTTGGTGTTGCTTTCGAAGAAGCCGGTGATCTGGCGCTCTTCGGTCACCGTCTCGACGCAGTCCCAGATCCAGTACCCGTCCGTATCGCAATACTGGTAGGTGTACTCGCCCGACGCGTAGAGCTGGTTCTTGATAATATCGCGGTTCTTCAGGCTCCGGCCGACATTGACCGTGTGCGAATAGGGCATGATGCCAAACCGCGTGGTGACGTTGCCGGTGGTGTCTTCCAGCGCGCGATAGAGACCCGCAGCGCCGTTGCGCAGGCGCACGATCTTCGTATCGCCACCGATCGACGGGGCGTTGTTCATCGAGCCGGTCACGTCGAGCACCAGCATGACATCGTTATGCCCCTGGTCGCGGCGCGCATCGCAGCTGGCTGCCACCGGAATGCTGTCATAGCCGAAAATGAACATCAGCGAGGTCGGCACGGTAACGCTGGCGGAGCCGACGAGTTCGGCCGCGTCGCTCGCGTTGGGGGCTACGGTGAACGCGAGGTCGGTCGTGCCCAGCGTGCCGGAGGGGAAATTGAAATGGAAGAACTTGTCGGCTTCGTCTTCGTTGGCGGTCGTCCAGGCGGTGCCGGTCATCGACTGGCGCCCGGCAAGGACGGCGGCGTCGCACGCGTTCTGCAACTTGGCCTTGGCCATATAGGCAAAGCTCAGGTCCAGACCGCTGCCGATCACCACGGTCAGGGGCACCAGCGCGGCGGCGAAAATCGCCAGCGCGTTGCCCTTCTGATCACTCCAAAGCTTCCGTAGAAAGCCCCTCATAAGCCAATGCCCCATAGTCAACCCGACCACAGGCTATCGGACAAATTCCGTAAAATACCGGAACCGTCTATGGTTTACAGGAGGTTACTCGGCCCCCTTATTGGGAGCGTTCCCAAGACTTCGGGAGCTTCCAATGGTTAACGCTAGGGGCGCAGAACCTGCGCGGCGGACGCCTAATTTTCGGCGAGGAAGCCGACCAGCGCCTTTACCTTCTTCGTTCGCCATTGCGGCGTCGGGGCGACCAACCAGTAGGCGCGCGTGCCCGTGTGCGGTCCGTCGAGCACTTCGAGCTTGCCCGCTTCGATCGATTCCTTGGCGAGAAGCTCGGGAAGGATCGCCTTGCCGAGACCCGCAAGCGCCGAGGACAGCGCCTGTCCGGCGTTCGAAACGGTAACATGCGCGGCAATGCCATCCTGCAGGGGGAGGCCCCAGTCGATCCACTGGTCGGGCGCGCCGCCATGCTCCTTCGGCCGGGCGACGGTGACGCGGCGCGCTTCGTCGAGCTCGATGCCCTGCAAGTCGCCCGGGCCGTCGACCAGCCGGATCGCGCAGTCGAGGTTTGCCTCGGTGAAATCGGCGTGTTCGTCGGCGACGAAGGTGAACTTGATGTCCGGGTTTGCCTCGCCGAACTTTGCCAGGCGCGGGGCCAGCCATTGGGCGTAGAATTCGCGCGGGCAGGCGATGGTGTAGCTGTCGGACGCCTGTCCAGCCTGCATGGCCGACACGCTTTCCTCGAACTTCAGGAACCCTTCGCGCAGCGCGTCGAGACCGGCCGAGCCTTCCTGCGTCAGCTCCAGCCCCTTGCTCGTGCGGCGGAACAATACGGTGCCTAGGTGATCTTCGAGCGCGCGAATCTGCTGGCCGACGGCTGCAGGCGTAACGGCAAGCTCGTCCGCGGCGCGGGTAAAGGACAGGTGCCGGGCGGCGGCGTCGTACACGCGCAGGGCGTTCAGGGGCAGATGGGTGCGCTTCATGGTGCATTGCGACATAAATGCGGCAGGGGCCTTAAACAAGGTGCAGCGAACAAGGCTTTGCATTAGCGCCCCGAATGCGCACATTGTAACCGAACCGTCACACACGAGGATCATGCCCGAAAGCCAACGCGAAATGCCTGCCGACGTCTCCCCCCAACTCCCGGCCAACGATCCGGGAGCCGACGCGCCCACGGCGCCGGAGGATCGGTATACCAATCGCGAGCTGAGCTGGCTCTCGTTCAACCGCCGCGTGCTCGCCGAATGCGAGAACGAGCGCTATCCGCTGCTCGAACGGCTGCGCTTCCTGTCGATTTCGGCGAACAATCTCGACGAGTTCACCATGGTCCGCGTGGCCGGCCTCGAAGGCCAGGTGCAGCGCGGCATCGAAACGCAGGGCATCGACGGCGCCTCGCCGCGCCAGCAGCTCGAGGCCATTCGCGACCAATTGCTCGCGCTCGAAGTCCGGCAGCAGAAGAACCTCGACACGCTGAGCGGCCTGCTCGCCGAGGAAGGCATCCTGCTGGCCGCGATCGACGAGCTTCCCAAGGACCAGCAAAAGTGGCTCGGCGAGTATTTCGAGAGCGACATCCTGCCGCTGATCACGCCGCAGGCGATCGATCCCAGCCACCCCTTCCCCTTCGTCGCCAACCAGGGGATCGGGGTGATTTTCCGGCTGAAGCGCGGCAAGCGCAAGGCCGACCTCATCGAGATGGTCCTGATCCCCAGCGGGGCGCCGCGCTTCGTGCGCGTACCGGGCGAAAAGGCGGTCTACGTCGCCATCGAACAGCTGGTGACGCGCTTTGCCGGCCAGCTCTTCCCCGGCTTCAAGATCCTCGGCGACGGCATTTTCCGCGTCATCCGCGACAGCGATATCGAGGTCGAGGAAGAGGCCGAGGACCTCGTGCGCTTCTTCCGCACCGCGATCCAGCGCCGCCGCCGCGGGCGCACGGTGCTGCTGGAACTCGATGACGAGTGCGACGAGGTGGCCGAAGCGCTGCTGCGCGAACAGCTCGAGGTCGATGAGGGCATGATCGTGAAGAGCGCCGGGATGCTCGGCCTCGCCGATCTGTCGGCGATCTGCAACGAACCGCGCCCGGACCTCAAGTTCGCCCCCTTCGCGCCGCGCTATCCCGAACGCATCCTGGAACATGACGGGGATTGCTTCGCCGCGATCCGCGAGAAGGACATCGTCATCCACCACCCCTTCGAAAGCTTCGACGTGGTGGTCGATTTCCTGTCGCAGGCGGCGCGCGATCCGGCGGTCGTGTCGATCAAGCAGACGCTCTACCGCGCGGGCGACCAGTCGCCGGTCATCGCCGCGCTGATCCAGGCGGCGCAGAACGGCAAGGCGGTGACCGCCGTGGTCGAGCTGAAGGCCCGCTTCGACGAAGAGCGCAACATCCACTGGGCGAACGAGCTCGAACGCGCGGGCGTCCAGGTGATCTACGGCTTCACCGAGTGGAAGACCCACGCCAAGGTCAGCCTTGTCGTCCGGCGCGAGGAAGACGGCTACCGCACCTATTGCCACTTCGGGACGGGCAACTACCACCCGATCAACGCCAAGATTTACACCGACCTCAGCTTCTTCACCGCCGACCCGGCGCTGGGGCGCGATGCGGCCAAGATGTTCAACTTCATCACCGGCTACATCGAACCCGACGAGCTGGAGAAGATCGCCGTCTCCCCCATCGGCTTGCAGGAGCAGCTGTTCCAGATGGTCGATGCCGAGATCGCCAACGCCCGCGACGGCAAGCCCGCCGGCATCTGGGTGAAACTCAATTCGATCACCAACAAGGCGATGATCGACAAGCTCTACGAAGCCAGCCAGGCGGGCGTGGAAATCCGCATGGTCGTGCGCGGCATCTGCAGCCTTCGCGCGGGGATTCCCGGCGTATCGGAGAACATCAGCGTCAAATCGATCATCGGCCGCTTCCTCGAACATTCGCGCGTCTGGGCCTTTGCCAACGGCAAGGAGCTGCCGAGCCGCCAGGCCAAGCTGTTCGTGACCAGCGCCGATGCAATGAGCCGCAACCTCACCCGCCGGGTCGAGGTGCTGGTGCCGATCACCAACAAGACCGTCCACGACCAGGTGCTGGGCCAGGTCATGCTCGCCAACATTCTCGACACCGAACAGAGCTGGAGCCTCGCGCCCGACGGCCAGTACCACCGCATGCGGCAGGGCGATGGCGGTTTCAATTGCCACGAATATTTCATGGCCAACCCCTCGCTGTCCGGGCGCGGTGCCGCGCTAGCGGATCATGAAGTGCCGCGCCTCAGCCTGCCAGGAGCCGATCAGTGAAGAAATCCCGTTCGGCGAAGTGGCAACGCCGGCTGATCCAGCCGCCGCGCGCGGTTATCGATATCGGGTCAAACACGGTCCGCATGGTGATCTACGAAGGCACCGCCCGCGCGCCCGAAGTGGTCTGGAACGAGAAGGTCGCCGCCCGCCTTGGCCGCGACCTGTCCGAGACCGGGCGCATCCCGCAGGAGGCCTGGGACGAAGCCATCGCCGCCCTCGCCCGCTACGCGCTGATAACGGGCGACCTGGGGATCGACGACATCCAGACGGTCGCGACGGCAGCCGCGCGCGACGCGGAAAACGGGGCGGAGTTCCTGAAGGCCGTGGCCGACCTCGGCCTCGAGCCGCGCCTGCTCTCGGGCGAGGAAGAGGCCTGCGCCTCGGCAATGGGCGCACTGGGCGCTTTCCCCGGCGCGAACGGCGTGGTTGCAGACCTTGGCGGCGGCAGCCTCGAGCTGGTTTCGATCGCCGAGAACGAATGCCACGAGGCCTCCAGTCTGCAGCTCGGCACGCTGCGCCTGCCCGCGCTGCGCGAAAAGGGGCCGGAAGGTTTCACCGCCGCCGTGCACGACCAACTCGCGTCGGTCGGCTGGGCTGCGGCGCATTCGGGGCCGATGTACATGATCGGCGGCACCTGGCGCGCGCTGGCCGCCTACGCCATGCGCTATTTCGACTACCCGCTGACCGACCCGCATGGCTACACGCTGATGCCTGACGACGCCCGCCGCCTGGCGCGCGAGCTTGACGGCGCGAAGCCGGAAAAGCTGATGGAGATCAGCGGTATCAGCCCGATGCGCGCGCATTACCTGCCCGATGCAGCGGCGCTGCTGCGCCCGCTGCTCGACGCGGTGGAACCGGACGAGCTGATCTTCTCTTCATGGGGCATTCGCGAAGGCCTGCTCTATTCGCGGCTGGCACCGGCGCAGATGCGCGCCGACCCGCTGCTGGCCGGGGTCACCGCCTACACCGCGCCGCGCGACGCCTCGGTCACCGAAGCCACGCTGCTGGCGGCCTGGACGGTGGATCTTGCCGATGGCGATGGCCGGGTGAACGAGCGGCTGCGCCTCGCCGCCGCCCAGCTATCGGGTGCGCTCCAGCGCGTTGAGCCGAACCTGCGGTCGAGCCACGCGATCGAATGGGCGCTGGGCAAACGCTGGATCGATCTCGACGCGCGCGGCCGCGCGATGATCTGCGCGGCTCTGTTCGGCAGCCTCGGGCGCACCGCACTGCCCGAAAAGCTGCGCGAGCTCGCCAGCGACGACGATCTGCGCGAAGGCATGACCTGGGGCCTCGGCTTCCGTCTCGCCCGCCGGCTTGGCGGGGGCAGCAAGGTGTCGCTTTCGACCAGCGCGCTGAGGCGCAAGAAGAAGAGCCTCGTCCTGCGCCTCAACGAAAGCCGTTCGGCGCTCGCCGCTTACCCGGCGACCAAGGACTTCGAGATGCTGGCCGACTGGCTGGACCTGAAGCCCAAGATCAAGATCGGCGATTTCAAGTTCTCCGGCATCGGAGAAGACGAAGAGGACGACTGACCCTCAGTCCGCAGTGGCCGGTGCTGCCAGCGGGAAGAAGGGGATGCGCACTTCGCGCGGCGACCCGTCTTCCGCGTGGAAGGTGTAGAAGCCTTCCATCGAGCCATGCGGCGTGTCGAGCGGGCAGCCCGAGACATAGTCGTGGCTCTGCCCCGGGTGCAGGATCGGCTGTTCGCCGACCACCCCTTCGCCATCGACATGGCTGACCATGCCCGCGCCATCGGTGATCCGCCAATGGCGGGTGACCAGCTGGACGCGCTCATGCGAGCCGTTTTCGATGCGGATGTGATAGACCCAGAACCACTTGCCCGCTTCGGGGCGGGACTGTTCGGGCAGAAAGTTCACAGCGACCCGGACGGTAACCCCGTCGGTCGTCGCAGCATGCTGGAAGAGCTCCTTGATCACACCCTCAACGTAATACGCCTGCCCCCGCGTGCAAGGCGATTCCGGCGATTTTCCCCGGCAGCGCGCTTACCTGCGCCCTCCCGAACATGGTTAAAATGGATTTACCGGGAAATGTGACACTCCCCTAACCGCGTGCGCCCTAGCCCTGTCAGCGTCGAAATGGGTCGCACCTGACGAGGGAGAAAACGGCATGATCGCGCGTATCGCCGATTTGTTGCGCCGCCTGGGGCGAAACGAGAAGGGCAACGTGTTGCTGATCGCCGGTGCGGCGCTGACCGGGATGGTCGGCGCCGCCGGTATCGGCGTCGATACCGTCCAGTGGTACCTGTGGAAGCGCCAGATGCAGCAGGCGGTCGATACCGGCGCGGTCGCCGGCGCGCTGATGAAGACGCAGGGGCTGGCGCATTCCGCCGCCGTCACCAGCGAGATCACGCGTACTGCCAACACAGCCTATGTCCTTGAAGCGGTCAACACGCCGCCAGCGACGGGCACTTTCGCAGGCGATGCCTCGGCGATCGAGGTCATCGCGACGACCAGCGCCTCGCTGCCCTTCTCCTCGGTCTTCCTCGCGCAGGCCCCGACCATCCGCACCCGCGCCGTCGCGCGCGCCGTGGCCGTGGGCGAGCCCTGCGTCATCGGCCTTGCCGACAGCGGCACGGGCGTCGAGGTTTTCGGTAGCGCAACCGTCTCGCTCGATTGCCCGGTGGCCAGCAATTCCCCCGGGGGCGTGTCGATCGACTTCAACGGCGGCGCCTATCTAGACACGGACCTCGTCAACTCGGTCGGCGGGATCGACTACGCCAGCGGCAACCTTCCCTCCGACGCGGCGATCGTTTCCTACGGCCTGCCGGTAGAAGACCCGCTGGCCAGCCGCGGCCTCACCCCGCCGAGCAGCCCCAGCGCCTGTCACGCCAACAATTACAAGATCAATCCGAGCGACACCGAAACGCTGCCGGGCGACAAGCGCTGGTGCAACGGCCTGACCATCCAGGGCACCGCCTATCTCGAAGGCGGGGTCTACATCATCGATGGCGGGGACCTGAAGATCAACTCGGGCGCCGAGGTGTACCTGGCCGGCAGCGGCGGGGTGACCTTCATCCTCACCGGCAACAACGCCAGCACCATTGCCGAAATCTCCATCAACGGCAGCGCCACGATCGACATCGCCGCGCCGACCTCGGCCGAGAACGCCACCTGGGGCGGCATCCTGTTCTACCAGGACCCGCTGGGGCCCGCGGTTCACACGATCAACGGCGGCGCGGATATCGATCTTGAAGGCATCATCTATATGCCCAAGGGCGACGTGACCTATAACGGCAGCGCTTCGGCCGATGCGCAGTGCCTGCTGCTGATCACCGAGCGGGTCCGCTTCGGCGGGACCAACAATATCGAGAACAACTGCAACTCCGACGTGGACAGCGTGGACGCTGTCGCCCGCGTCGTTCGCGTGGTGGAGTAAGCACCCATGCTGTTTGCCTTTTTCCAACGTCTCCTGCGCGACCAGAACGGGGTCGGCTTCGTCGAACTGGCGCTGGTCGCGCCGCTGCTGGCGCTGCTGTTCCTCGGCATGATCGACCTGTCCAAGATCGTGACCACCCGCGTCGACCTCGAACAGGCCGCCCAGCGCACCACCGATTTCGCGCTCGCCAAGCGTCCGCCCAACGGGAACACCGCCTATCTGGTGACCGAGGCCAAGAACGCTTCGGGCGTGACCAACACCGCCGATGTGACCGTGAAGCTGACGCTCGAATGCGACGGCACGGTGCAGGCCAATTTCACCGACAGCTGCAGCTCCGGCCAGGTCACCGCGCGCTTTGCCGAGGTTGCCATCAAGCGGCAGGTTTCGACCGGGTTCAACTGGCGCGCCATCGCCGCCATGTTCGGCGGCGGCAGCGGCACCTACCGCCCGGTCACCGTGACCGGTGACAGCGTGGTGAGGCTCCAGTGATGCGGCGGCTTGTAAGGGACGAGCGCGGCTCGGTCGGGCTCGAGTTCGGCATCGCCATCCCGGTGCTGGTCGCGCTGATCATCGGCGTGCTGCAGTTCGGCCTCGTGCTGAACGCCAACGGCGCGATGCGGCACGCGATGGGCGAAGGCCTGCGCCTGGCCAAGGTCGACACCACGGCCACCGACACCGAGGTGACCGACCGCGTCAAGGCGCAGCTGCTGGGCGTCAACCAGACCGGAATCCAGACGCTGACCTTCAACCGGTCGACCACCAACAATATCGAACAGGGCACGCTCACGCTGACGCTGCGCCTGACGCCGGTGATCCCCTTCGCCGCGGTCCCGCCGATTACGCTGACCGAGACGAAGACGATCTACCTGCCGAACTGACGCGCGCCGCGCGTCCGGCCCGGCCCCTGCCCTTCCCCGGCGGCCTCAGTCCGCCGGGTTGTGCTGGGCGAGGAAGGCGGTGAGCGCCTCGTACCACTGCTGCTCGCTCTCCGGTTCCTTGAACGAGTGGCCCTCGTCCTCGAACACCAGCTCAACCGGCGTGATCGAGGATTTCTTCAGCGCGCTGCGGAACTTGGTGAACTGCGAATAGGGCACGCGCTCATCGTCCTTGCCCTGTGCAATCAGGATCGGGCGGGTCAGCGTGTGGGCGAGCCGGTAAGGCGAAACCGCGTCGAAATCGAAGTCTCCCTCGCCGAAGATCTTCGCCTCGCGCCGCTCGTTCGCCCAGTTGCGGAAGAACTGGTCGTCGTGTTCAAGCACCAGCTCCCAATCGGTCACCCCGGCAAAGCTTGCCGCGCAGCGATAGCGTTCCGGATTGCGAATGACGCCCCAGAGCGCGGCGTATCCGCCATAGGAGCTGCCCACGAGGCAGACGCGGTCCTTGTCGGCAATGCCTTCGGCAACGGCCCAGTCCATCGCATCGTCGAGGTCGTCCTGCATCGCCTGGCCAATCTGGCCATAGCCGAGCTCGACGAAGGCTTCGCCGTAGCCGCCCGAGCCGCGGAAGTTGGGCTGGAGCACGGCGTAACCGCGGTTGGCGAGAAGCTGGACCTCGTCGCTGTAGTCGAGCGTGTCGTGGACTTCGTAAGGCCCGCCATGCGGCAGGATGATCAGCGGCAGGTCCTTCGCCTCGCGTCCCTTGGGCAGGGTCAGGATCGCGCGGATCTTCGTGCCGTCGCGCGCGGTGTAGCCGATGGCCTTGGGCCGCGCGAGCTGGGTCTCGTCGATCTCGGGCCGCTGCTCGGTCAGCAGCGACAGGCGGCCTTCGGCCGGGGTGTAGACGTAATAGGCGCCCGGGTCGGCCGGTCCGCCGGCCCAGATGACCAGCCGCTCGTCCTCTTCGGAACGCGACTGGATCCACACCAGCTCTTCCGGCAGCGCGTTGGACAGCGCGTCGTAGGTCTGGGCCAGCCCTTCGTCGAACCAGTGAACATTCGACTGGTCGTTGGTCCAGAACGCGCCCATCGGCTTGCCATCGCGCATCTGCACGCTGTCGATATCCGCATCCGGGTTTTCGTAGACGAGATCGATGACCTCGCGCGTGGCGAGGTCGAAGGTGTAGAGACCGATGCGCTCGCTATCGCCCTTGGTCAGGACATAGGCCTGGTCGGACCCGGCGCGGATGTAGGTCACGTCGAGGTAATTGTCCTCGATGTCCCGGTCCTTGATCTTCTCGACCAGGCGGAACTTGTCGTCGGGGCCCGAGCGGTAGTGAACCCGCAGGTTGCGCGACCGCAGGCCAAGGCCGAGGCGCACCACGCCTTCGTTGTCGGCGTACCAGTCCCACACGCCTTCGATCGGGCGCTGCGCGATCGAGGTGCGCACTTCCGACCCGAAATCATACCGCACTACCGAGGGATACTGCGTGCGCAGGCGCTGGACGGAAACGAGCGCGTAGGAGCCATCCTCGGCGATGAAAATCACGTTGTCGCCGTCACGGCCGCCGAAATCGCCGAGCATTTCCATCGCGCCGGTTTCGACATGGACATAGGCAAGCCGGGTTGCCGAATAGGAATTGCCCGCACGCTCCGCCGTGCCGCGGATGGAGACCAGCAGCTGCTTCGGACCGGCCCAGCGGATGCGGGTGATCTCGTTGCCTTCGCCGACCGAGTAGCGCTGCACCAGCTTCTGCGTCGAGGCATCGATCAGGGCGACGAATTCCTTGCCGCCTGCGCGAGCGCGCGAGGCAATCAGGCGCCCGTCGGGCGAAACGGTGACCCGGGTGAACGGGCTGCGCTTGGCAAAGGCGGCTTCCGGAATCTGTGCCGGGCGGGCTTCGGCGGAAGCCTGTGCGGTCTGCGCGAGCGGCGCGGACAGCGGAACGGCGGACAAAGCGACAAACGACGCGGCAAGCGCGCTAATACGAAACATGACGACCCCTCAAGTATTACGATCCGCTTTTCACGGTATCGCAAGACAAAGAGGATTCAACCGCCGAACGGGTATTTCTGCGGAAAAATAATCCGCTCAGGGTTTACCGCCGTTTAGGTACTCCTCGATCTGCCCGAGACGTTCCTTGCCGAAATACATTTCCGGCCCCTCGCCCCGGTCCACATAGAAGGTCGGGATGCCGAAGGCACCGCGTTCCACCGCGGCGGAGGTGTTGTCGATCAGCTGCTGCTTGATTGCCGGGTCCTGCGTCTTTTCAAGCAAGGCCTGGGCATCGAACCCCGCGCCGGCGAGCTTTGCGCCTATGGCGGCGGGATCGTCGATCGCGACCCCTTCTTCCCACAGCGCGACGAGCAGGGTTTCGACGAGCTTTACGCGCTCCTCCCCCTCAACCGCCAGCAGCATGCGCTGGAAGGTCACCGAATTGAACGGGAACTGCGGATGGAGACGGAACTTGTCGTAGCCGTGCCGCTCGATGAAGCGGCGCATCTCGAGCGAGGAATACTCGACCTTGCCCTTCACATCCTTGTCGCGGATCATCGGCGGCGCGTTGCCTGTCAGGCGGTGCATCCCGCCAAGGAACACGGGCGTCACGACCAGCTCGGCTCCGGTGCGCTGCAGCACGCCCTTGAGCGGATACCACGCGAGGTATCCGTTTGGGCTGACAAAATCGAAAATGAACTCGACGGTCTTGGTCACGGCGTTCTCCCTTGCTCGCCCTTCTTCCAGATGCGGCAGCAAAGGGCAAAGCGCATCTTTCTGCCGCTTCACTGTTGCGAATGATTTGCAATAGCATATTATCGGGCAGGCAAGGAGACGCCCATGA
It includes:
- a CDS encoding pilus assembly protein; this encodes MRGFLRKLWSDQKGNALAIFAAALVPLTVVIGSGLDLSFAYMAKAKLQNACDAAVLAGRQSMTGTAWTTANEDEADKFFHFNFPSGTLGTTDLAFTVAPNASDAAELVGSASVTVPTSLMFIFGYDSIPVAASCDARRDQGHNDVMLVLDVTGSMNNAPSIGGDTKIVRLRNGAAGLYRALEDTTGNVTTRFGIMPYSHTVNVGRSLKNRDIIKNQLYASGEYTYQYCDTDGYWIWDCVETVTEERQITGFFESNTKYRYMSSFSYDGEEYVNINRSTWNLGQGGTVGGNRQAFRTSGDACIEERSSIGQGDDPIVILQTVSQSDIDDLANNGNDKERQFGRYDPGVQAGYTQDGCPAEATKLTEYANETAFNTAISTATARVTGGTYHDIGMLWGFRFISQTGFFEDDNPSEINNFPVNPHIVFMTDGKLDTGGTLYSAYGVDTYQDRVDGTESRNQKHINRFHAICNLAKANGITIWVIAFDVTDTDDIDDCATSDAHFYTTDGSDLEDIFEQIGSGIGNLRLTR
- a CDS encoding LysR family transcriptional regulator produces the protein MKRTHLPLNALRVYDAAARHLSFTRAADELAVTPAAVGQQIRALEDHLGTVLFRRTSKGLELTQEGSAGLDALREGFLKFEESVSAMQAGQASDSYTIACPREFYAQWLAPRLAKFGEANPDIKFTFVADEHADFTEANLDCAIRLVDGPGDLQGIELDEARRVTVARPKEHGGAPDQWIDWGLPLQDGIAAHVTVSNAGQALSSALAGLGKAILPELLAKESIEAGKLEVLDGPHTGTRAYWLVAPTPQWRTKKVKALVGFLAEN
- a CDS encoding RNA degradosome polyphosphate kinase, whose amino-acid sequence is MPADVSPQLPANDPGADAPTAPEDRYTNRELSWLSFNRRVLAECENERYPLLERLRFLSISANNLDEFTMVRVAGLEGQVQRGIETQGIDGASPRQQLEAIRDQLLALEVRQQKNLDTLSGLLAEEGILLAAIDELPKDQQKWLGEYFESDILPLITPQAIDPSHPFPFVANQGIGVIFRLKRGKRKADLIEMVLIPSGAPRFVRVPGEKAVYVAIEQLVTRFAGQLFPGFKILGDGIFRVIRDSDIEVEEEAEDLVRFFRTAIQRRRRGRTVLLELDDECDEVAEALLREQLEVDEGMIVKSAGMLGLADLSAICNEPRPDLKFAPFAPRYPERILEHDGDCFAAIREKDIVIHHPFESFDVVVDFLSQAARDPAVVSIKQTLYRAGDQSPVIAALIQAAQNGKAVTAVVELKARFDEERNIHWANELERAGVQVIYGFTEWKTHAKVSLVVRREEDGYRTYCHFGTGNYHPINAKIYTDLSFFTADPALGRDAAKMFNFITGYIEPDELEKIAVSPIGLQEQLFQMVDAEIANARDGKPAGIWVKLNSITNKAMIDKLYEASQAGVEIRMVVRGICSLRAGIPGVSENISVKSIIGRFLEHSRVWAFANGKELPSRQAKLFVTSADAMSRNLTRRVEVLVPITNKTVHDQVLGQVMLANILDTEQSWSLAPDGQYHRMRQGDGGFNCHEYFMANPSLSGRGAALADHEVPRLSLPGADQ
- a CDS encoding Ppx/GppA family phosphatase — protein: MKKSRSAKWQRRLIQPPRAVIDIGSNTVRMVIYEGTARAPEVVWNEKVAARLGRDLSETGRIPQEAWDEAIAALARYALITGDLGIDDIQTVATAAARDAENGAEFLKAVADLGLEPRLLSGEEEACASAMGALGAFPGANGVVADLGGGSLELVSIAENECHEASSLQLGTLRLPALREKGPEGFTAAVHDQLASVGWAAAHSGPMYMIGGTWRALAAYAMRYFDYPLTDPHGYTLMPDDARRLARELDGAKPEKLMEISGISPMRAHYLPDAAALLRPLLDAVEPDELIFSSWGIREGLLYSRLAPAQMRADPLLAGVTAYTAPRDASVTEATLLAAWTVDLADGDGRVNERLRLAAAQLSGALQRVEPNLRSSHAIEWALGKRWIDLDARGRAMICAALFGSLGRTALPEKLRELASDDDLREGMTWGLGFRLARRLGGGSKVSLSTSALRRKKKSLVLRLNESRSALAAYPATKDFEMLADWLDLKPKIKIGDFKFSGIGEDEEDD
- the apaG gene encoding Co2+/Mg2+ efflux protein ApaG; the encoded protein is MKELFQHAATTDGVTVRVAVNFLPEQSRPEAGKWFWVYHIRIENGSHERVQLVTRHWRITDGAGMVSHVDGEGVVGEQPILHPGQSHDYVSGCPLDTPHGSMEGFYTFHAEDGSPREVRIPFFPLAAPATAD
- a CDS encoding TadE/TadG family type IV pilus assembly protein, whose translation is MIARIADLLRRLGRNEKGNVLLIAGAALTGMVGAAGIGVDTVQWYLWKRQMQQAVDTGAVAGALMKTQGLAHSAAVTSEITRTANTAYVLEAVNTPPATGTFAGDASAIEVIATTSASLPFSSVFLAQAPTIRTRAVARAVAVGEPCVIGLADSGTGVEVFGSATVSLDCPVASNSPGGVSIDFNGGAYLDTDLVNSVGGIDYASGNLPSDAAIVSYGLPVEDPLASRGLTPPSSPSACHANNYKINPSDTETLPGDKRWCNGLTIQGTAYLEGGVYIIDGGDLKINSGAEVYLAGSGGVTFILTGNNASTIAEISINGSATIDIAAPTSAENATWGGILFYQDPLGPAVHTINGGADIDLEGIIYMPKGDVTYNGSASADAQCLLLITERVRFGGTNNIENNCNSDVDSVDAVARVVRVVE
- a CDS encoding TadE/TadG family type IV pilus assembly protein, giving the protein MLFAFFQRLLRDQNGVGFVELALVAPLLALLFLGMIDLSKIVTTRVDLEQAAQRTTDFALAKRPPNGNTAYLVTEAKNASGVTNTADVTVKLTLECDGTVQANFTDSCSSGQVTARFAEVAIKRQVSTGFNWRAIAAMFGGGSGTYRPVTVTGDSVVRLQ
- a CDS encoding TadE/TadG family type IV pilus assembly protein — translated: MRRLVRDERGSVGLEFGIAIPVLVALIIGVLQFGLVLNANGAMRHAMGEGLRLAKVDTTATDTEVTDRVKAQLLGVNQTGIQTLTFNRSTTNNIEQGTLTLTLRLTPVIPFAAVPPITLTETKTIYLPN
- a CDS encoding S9 family peptidase — translated: MFRISALAASFVALSAVPLSAPLAQTAQASAEARPAQIPEAAFAKRSPFTRVTVSPDGRLIASRARAGGKEFVALIDASTQKLVQRYSVGEGNEITRIRWAGPKQLLVSIRGTAERAGNSYSATRLAYVHVETGAMEMLGDFGGRDGDNVIFIAEDGSYALVSVQRLRTQYPSVVRYDFGSEVRTSIAQRPIEGVWDWYADNEGVVRLGLGLRSRNLRVHYRSGPDDKFRLVEKIKDRDIEDNYLDVTYIRAGSDQAYVLTKGDSERIGLYTFDLATREVIDLVYENPDADIDSVQMRDGKPMGAFWTNDQSNVHWFDEGLAQTYDALSNALPEELVWIQSRSEEDERLVIWAGGPADPGAYYVYTPAEGRLSLLTEQRPEIDETQLARPKAIGYTARDGTKIRAILTLPKGREAKDLPLIILPHGGPYEVHDTLDYSDEVQLLANRGYAVLQPNFRGSGGYGEAFVELGYGQIGQAMQDDLDDAMDWAVAEGIADKDRVCLVGSSYGGYAALWGVIRNPERYRCAASFAGVTDWELVLEHDDQFFRNWANERREAKIFGEGDFDFDAVSPYRLAHTLTRPILIAQGKDDERVPYSQFTKFRSALKKSSITPVELVFEDEGHSFKEPESEQQWYEALTAFLAQHNPAD
- a CDS encoding 2-hydroxychromene-2-carboxylate isomerase, whose translation is MTKTVEFIFDFVSPNGYLAWYPLKGVLQRTGAELVVTPVFLGGMHRLTGNAPPMIRDKDVKGKVEYSSLEMRRFIERHGYDKFRLHPQFPFNSVTFQRMLLAVEGEERVKLVETLLVALWEEGVAIDDPAAIGAKLAGAGFDAQALLEKTQDPAIKQQLIDNTSAAVERGAFGIPTFYVDRGEGPEMYFGKERLGQIEEYLNGGKP